Proteins from one Catenuloplanes atrovinosus genomic window:
- a CDS encoding glycerophosphodiester phosphodiesterase encodes MRRRTVTTSLGLAGLALAAAPSSPASASPGGSAKPLVIAHRGASGYRPEHTLEAYRLAIRMGADFIEPDLVSTRDGVLVARHENEISGTTDVAARPEFAGRRTTKTIDGTAVTGWFTEDFTLAELKTLRAKERLPAVRVTNTAFDGRFEIPTFQEVIDLAKAESRRRGRTIGVYPETKHPTYFQSIGLALEEPLVRVLRANRLVSKRDAVIIQSFETANLRKLSRLTDVRLAQLMDAAGRPYDFTVAGDARTYADLATAAGLKWVSGYADGVGANKNLIVPRDASGKLLTPTTLVRDAHRLGLVVHAWTFRAENQFLPADFRIGADPNARGDIIAEYELFYSLGLDGVFSDHPDTAVAARAGL; translated from the coding sequence ATGCGACGTCGTACGGTGACAACCTCCCTCGGCCTGGCCGGTCTCGCGCTGGCCGCCGCCCCCTCTTCCCCCGCGTCCGCCTCCCCGGGTGGCTCCGCGAAACCGCTGGTCATCGCGCACCGCGGCGCCAGCGGATACCGGCCCGAGCACACGCTGGAGGCCTACCGCCTGGCCATCCGGATGGGTGCCGACTTCATCGAGCCCGACCTGGTGTCGACGCGCGACGGCGTGCTCGTCGCCCGGCACGAGAACGAGATCTCCGGGACCACCGACGTGGCCGCGCGCCCGGAGTTCGCCGGCCGCCGGACCACCAAGACCATCGACGGTACGGCCGTGACCGGCTGGTTCACCGAGGACTTCACGCTGGCGGAGCTGAAGACGCTGCGCGCGAAGGAGCGGCTGCCCGCCGTGCGGGTGACCAACACCGCGTTCGACGGCCGGTTCGAGATCCCCACCTTCCAGGAGGTCATCGACCTGGCCAAGGCGGAGTCGCGGCGGCGGGGCCGGACCATCGGCGTCTACCCGGAGACGAAGCACCCCACGTACTTCCAGTCGATCGGGCTGGCGCTGGAGGAGCCGCTGGTGCGGGTGCTGCGCGCCAACCGGCTGGTCTCCAAGCGGGACGCGGTGATCATCCAGTCCTTCGAGACGGCGAACCTGCGCAAGCTGAGCCGCCTCACCGACGTGCGGCTCGCGCAGCTGATGGACGCGGCGGGCCGGCCGTACGACTTCACCGTGGCCGGTGACGCCCGCACGTACGCGGATCTGGCCACCGCCGCCGGCCTGAAGTGGGTCAGCGGGTACGCGGACGGCGTCGGCGCGAACAAGAACCTGATCGTGCCGCGCGACGCGTCCGGCAAGCTGCTGACCCCGACGACCCTGGTCCGCGACGCGCACCGGCTCGGCCTGGTCGTGCACGCGTGGACGTTCCGGGCGGAGAACCAGTTCCTGCCGGCCGACTTCCGGATCGGCGCGGACCCGAACGCGCGCGGCGACATCATCGCGGAGTACGAGCTGTTCTACTCGCTCGGGCTGGACGGCGTCTTCTCCGACCACCCGGACACCGCGGTGGCCGCGCGCGCCGGACTCTGA